A single Cupriavidus sp. D39 DNA region contains:
- a CDS encoding aspartate/glutamate racemase family protein, which produces MTKRTLLGMLTPSSNTALEPITSAMVSGLPNVSAHFSRFTVTEISLRDQALGQFDLDKIIGAAKLLADARVDVIAWNGTSSGWLGFEKDQALCRQITEATGIPATTSVLALNEILEKTGAGDFALVTPYLDDVQQRIVQNYKRNGFSCTAERHLDLHVNYSFADVEEDTIRRMVREVAQHKPSAITTFCTNLRAAHLVQELEAETGIPVYDTISTVVWKSLRLAGVDTRALRGWGRLFAEVE; this is translated from the coding sequence ATGACCAAACGCACCCTCCTCGGCATGCTCACGCCGTCTTCCAACACCGCGCTGGAGCCCATCACCAGCGCCATGGTGAGCGGCCTGCCAAACGTCAGCGCGCATTTCTCGCGCTTCACCGTCACCGAGATCTCGCTGCGCGACCAGGCGCTGGGCCAGTTCGATCTCGACAAGATCATCGGCGCGGCCAAGCTGCTGGCCGATGCGCGCGTGGACGTGATCGCGTGGAACGGCACCTCGTCCGGCTGGCTCGGCTTCGAGAAAGACCAGGCACTGTGCCGCCAGATCACCGAAGCCACCGGCATTCCCGCCACCACCTCGGTGCTGGCGCTGAACGAAATCCTGGAGAAGACCGGCGCGGGCGACTTCGCCTTGGTGACGCCTTACCTGGACGACGTGCAGCAACGCATCGTGCAGAACTACAAGCGCAACGGCTTTAGCTGCACGGCCGAGCGTCACCTGGACCTGCACGTGAACTACAGCTTCGCCGACGTGGAAGAAGACACCATCCGCCGCATGGTGCGCGAAGTGGCGCAGCACAAGCCGTCAGCCATCACCACCTTCTGCACCAACCTGCGCGCCGCGCACCTGGTGCAAGAACTGGAAGCCGAGACCGGCATCCCCGTCTACGACACCATCTCCACCGTGGTGTGGAAATCGCTGCGCCTGGCCGGCGTGGACACGCGCGCGCTGCGCGGCTGGGGCCGCCTGTTTGCCGAAGTGGAATGA
- a CDS encoding serine hydrolase domain-containing protein has product MKASQRKLARAATLAALLLLGNAHAQNAAPPAAAQTATQSADLPTAQPEAVGVDSRKLIELSQWIRRDQLDVRSLLIIKDGKLVFERYGDELGRDYNHELYSVTKFISALLVGTLVGDGKLTPQDKPAPLLAAARPDLAPALADKQDIELRHLMSMSSGLSYKLVEGTDTLYYGVPDRLKVAASAAVRTKAGTEFDYIDVNPVLVGATITQVSGQPEQRYAEARLFKPLGMSHYRWDGADGKGAVSGGWGLRLRSIDMAKLGLLMLNQGKWQGQQIVPADWVARMTTPAGPAADYGYYCWVNNIVKSEREFSAMGFKGQFITVLPQQNTVVVMNSIMSTAGGLRDAAYLDLYRKMVNDYVLPALQAGNKVRPDAARQAALQKELVLARASHGKPGTALAFNDKPEQ; this is encoded by the coding sequence ATGAAAGCAAGTCAACGCAAGCTGGCGCGCGCCGCCACGCTGGCCGCCCTGCTGCTGCTCGGCAACGCCCACGCTCAAAACGCCGCGCCGCCGGCCGCAGCGCAAACCGCCACGCAGTCCGCCGACCTGCCCACGGCCCAGCCCGAAGCCGTCGGCGTCGATTCGCGCAAGCTCATCGAGCTATCCCAATGGATCCGCCGCGACCAGCTCGACGTGCGCAGCCTGCTCATCATCAAGGATGGCAAGCTGGTGTTCGAGCGCTATGGCGACGAACTCGGCCGCGACTACAACCACGAGTTGTACTCGGTCACCAAGTTCATCAGCGCGCTGCTGGTCGGCACGCTGGTGGGCGACGGCAAACTCACCCCGCAGGACAAGCCCGCCCCGCTGCTGGCCGCGGCGCGCCCGGACCTGGCGCCGGCGCTGGCCGACAAGCAGGACATCGAGCTGCGCCACCTGATGTCGATGTCCAGCGGCCTGTCCTATAAGCTGGTGGAAGGCACCGATACGCTCTACTACGGCGTGCCCGACCGCCTGAAGGTCGCCGCCTCCGCCGCGGTGCGCACCAAGGCCGGCACGGAGTTTGATTACATCGACGTCAACCCCGTCCTGGTGGGCGCCACCATCACGCAGGTCAGCGGCCAGCCCGAGCAACGCTATGCCGAGGCGCGCCTGTTCAAGCCGCTCGGCATGTCGCACTACCGCTGGGACGGCGCCGACGGCAAGGGTGCGGTCTCGGGCGGCTGGGGCTTGCGGCTGCGCTCCATCGACATGGCCAAGCTCGGCCTGCTGATGCTCAACCAGGGCAAATGGCAAGGCCAGCAGATCGTGCCCGCTGACTGGGTGGCGCGCATGACCACGCCCGCCGGTCCGGCCGCCGACTATGGCTACTACTGCTGGGTCAACAACATCGTGAAGAGCGAGCGCGAGTTCAGCGCGATGGGCTTCAAGGGCCAGTTCATCACCGTGCTGCCGCAGCAAAACACCGTGGTGGTGATGAACAGCATCATGTCCACCGCCGGCGGCCTGCGCGACGCGGCTTACCTGGATCTCTACCGCAAGATGGTCAACGACTACGTGCTGCCTGCCCTGCAAGCCGGCAACAAGGTCAGGCCGGACGCAGCGCGGCAAGCGGCGCTGCAGAAAGAGCTGGTGCTGGCCCGCGCCAGCCACGGCAAGCCCGGCACCGCCCTCGCCTTCAACGACAAGCCCGAACAATAA
- a CDS encoding MFS transporter produces MQTTSRAAALTETKSSVRWKIFLMMLFLIAINYIDRASLSVAMPLIAKEFDLSPTMQGLILSSFFWTYAVMQIPGGMLADKYKPRIVIAIATIFWGAFQALAAVCTSAGALLLTRLGLGAAEAPIYPAGGKLNAIWMTQNERGRGATLLDGGAPLGAALGAIIITWLITALGSWRLAFVVAGVGTVLAGLAAWYYVRNSPREHRGVNELEASYIEAAQATEHRAEPANLSGRSLDFLKYRSVWCMAIGWMCFNSVFYGLLTWMPNYLNKVHGFDIKQMGGASFIIFFSGFVGELVGGWIADKWKAAGGRPNLVMRTLFGIAAVVATVSIFSVAYVKDPVVVVVLLSCTLFFLRWCGLFWCIPSILGTRNKVGVLGGIMNLGGNIGGITVPIIVGMIVQFTGSYFLALMFFAAAGVGLLLSSTAIDYEKKLPV; encoded by the coding sequence ATGCAAACGACAAGCCGGGCTGCAGCGCTAACGGAGACGAAGAGCTCCGTACGCTGGAAGATTTTCCTGATGATGTTGTTCCTCATCGCCATCAACTACATCGACCGGGCCTCGCTCTCGGTAGCGATGCCGCTGATCGCCAAGGAGTTCGACCTCAGCCCCACCATGCAGGGGCTGATCCTCAGTTCCTTCTTCTGGACCTACGCGGTCATGCAGATTCCCGGCGGCATGCTGGCGGACAAGTACAAGCCGCGCATCGTGATCGCCATCGCCACCATCTTCTGGGGCGCCTTCCAGGCCCTGGCGGCGGTGTGCACCAGCGCCGGCGCCCTGCTGCTGACCCGGCTCGGGCTGGGCGCGGCTGAAGCGCCGATCTACCCGGCCGGCGGCAAGCTAAACGCGATCTGGATGACGCAGAACGAACGCGGCCGCGGCGCCACCCTGCTGGATGGCGGCGCGCCGCTGGGCGCGGCGCTCGGCGCCATCATCATCACCTGGCTGATCACCGCGCTGGGTTCCTGGCGCCTGGCCTTCGTGGTCGCCGGCGTGGGCACCGTGCTGGCTGGCCTGGCAGCGTGGTACTACGTGCGCAACTCCCCGCGCGAGCACCGTGGCGTCAATGAGCTAGAAGCCAGCTATATCGAAGCCGCGCAAGCCACCGAGCATCGCGCCGAGCCGGCCAACCTGTCGGGCCGCTCGCTCGACTTCCTCAAGTACCGCTCCGTGTGGTGCATGGCAATCGGCTGGATGTGCTTCAACAGCGTGTTCTACGGCCTGCTGACGTGGATGCCCAACTACCTGAACAAGGTGCACGGCTTCGACATCAAGCAGATGGGCGGCGCCAGCTTCATCATCTTCTTCTCCGGCTTCGTTGGTGAACTGGTCGGCGGCTGGATCGCGGACAAGTGGAAGGCGGCGGGCGGCAGGCCCAACCTGGTGATGCGCACGCTGTTTGGCATCGCCGCCGTGGTGGCTACCGTGTCGATCTTCTCGGTGGCCTATGTGAAGGATCCGGTAGTCGTGGTGGTCCTGCTCTCCTGCACGCTGTTCTTCCTGCGCTGGTGCGGCCTGTTCTGGTGCATTCCGTCCATCCTCGGCACCCGCAACAAGGTGGGCGTGCTGGGCGGCATCATGAACCTGGGCGGCAATATCGGCGGCATCACCGTGCCCATCATCGTCGGCATGATCGTGCAGTTCACCGGCTCGTACTTCCTGGCGCTGATGTTCTTTGCCGCCGCCGGCGTGGGCCTGCTGCTGTCCTCGACCGCGATCGACTACGAGAAGAAGCTGCCGGTCTGA
- a CDS encoding IS110 family transposase, which yields MEHDSTLYVGLDVHKDSITVAYALGAGEVELLGKIGTSKADIDRLCKRLQSKASRIRIVYEAGPCGYGLYRQLAGKGFECMVCAPSLIPKKPGERVKTDRRDAVKLVRSLRAGDLSAVYVPSVEDEAFRDLSRAWVSAKDDLKRARQRLKAFLLSHGVRYSGRADWGPAHRRWISTFAFDTVWQQLAFDEYRRAIEDRLAQCSRLEAALREAVVNWRFYPAVLGLQAMRGVQFTTAIGMLAELGDLSRFVHPRQLMAWLGVTPAEHSSGEKRRQGSITKNGNSYARKLLIEAAWSYRHPARVSPEIQRRHEGIPKAIVDRSWDAQVRLCRRYRRLAARGKNPNIAVVAVARELSGFIWDISRLAMSLAIPNAAQTT from the coding sequence ATGGAACACGATAGCACTTTGTACGTGGGTCTTGACGTCCATAAGGACTCGATCACGGTCGCCTACGCACTCGGCGCGGGCGAGGTCGAACTGCTTGGCAAGATCGGTACCTCGAAGGCCGATATCGATCGCCTGTGCAAGCGCCTGCAGTCTAAAGCGAGCCGGATCCGCATCGTCTACGAGGCAGGCCCTTGCGGCTATGGCCTTTACCGGCAGCTTGCAGGGAAGGGATTCGAGTGCATGGTGTGCGCGCCGTCGCTGATCCCGAAGAAACCCGGCGAGCGCGTCAAGACCGATCGGCGCGATGCGGTCAAGCTCGTGCGATCGCTGCGCGCCGGCGACCTCTCGGCGGTGTACGTGCCCAGTGTGGAGGACGAAGCGTTCCGGGATCTGTCACGCGCGTGGGTCAGCGCCAAGGACGATCTGAAGCGCGCCCGGCAACGGCTGAAGGCCTTTCTGCTTTCACATGGGGTGCGCTACAGCGGCAGAGCCGACTGGGGACCGGCGCACCGGCGCTGGATCAGTACCTTTGCGTTCGACACCGTGTGGCAGCAACTTGCCTTTGACGAATATCGACGTGCCATCGAGGATCGGCTCGCGCAATGCAGCCGTCTCGAAGCGGCCTTGCGCGAAGCCGTGGTCAACTGGCGCTTCTATCCGGCCGTACTGGGCTTGCAGGCCATGCGCGGCGTGCAGTTCACCACGGCGATAGGCATGCTCGCCGAATTGGGCGATCTCTCGCGCTTTGTGCATCCGCGCCAACTGATGGCCTGGCTCGGGGTGACGCCCGCCGAACATTCATCGGGGGAAAAACGGCGCCAAGGCAGCATCACCAAGAACGGCAATAGTTATGCAAGAAAGCTGCTAATCGAAGCCGCCTGGAGTTACCGGCACCCGGCACGTGTGAGCCCCGAGATTCAGCGACGGCACGAAGGCATCCCGAAGGCCATCGTTGACCGGTCCTGGGACGCCCAGGTTCGACTGTGCCGGCGCTATCGAAGACTTGCCGCGCGCGGCAAGAACCCGAACATTGCGGTGGTTGCGGTGGCCCGCGAACTGAGCGGGTTCATCTGGGACATCAGCCGGCTCGCCATGTCGCTTGCCATACCGAACGCGGCGCAGACAACGTAA
- a CDS encoding M20 aminoacylase family protein produces the protein MSEHAPELIESLLADSHATRSAAASPSTSRASRFCELADTIDSRAELEAIRHSIHQHPELAFDEVRTAELVATWLEAWGYEVTRSVGGTGVVGTLREGGGPRSIGVRADMDALPIHERTGLAYASIHAGKMHACGHDGHTTVLLGAARQLARTRNFNGTVNLIFQPAEEIGSGGGAERMLADGLFERFPCDAIFGLHNHPGVEAGTFMFRAGPFMAACDTVAITIRGKGGHAARPHQSIDPILVAGSLVMALQSIVSRNIDPNETAVVTIGTLHAGHVPNVIPESAKLELSVRSFSPDVRRTLEDRIRKLVTSHVEGYGATVEIDYIRGYPVLVNSERETEFARQVAEELVGPDNVVANFPLIAGSEDFAYFLQQRPGCFVRMGNGAGQPLLHNAGYDFNDENLTVGAAYWARLVERYLEV, from the coding sequence ATGTCAGAACACGCCCCCGAACTGATCGAGTCACTTCTTGCCGACTCGCACGCGACCCGATCCGCCGCCGCCTCTCCCTCCACCTCCCGCGCTTCACGATTCTGTGAGCTGGCCGACACCATCGACAGCCGCGCCGAGCTGGAAGCCATCCGCCACAGCATCCACCAGCACCCCGAGCTCGCCTTCGACGAAGTGCGCACCGCCGAGCTGGTCGCCACCTGGCTCGAAGCCTGGGGCTACGAGGTGACGCGCAGCGTCGGCGGCACCGGCGTGGTCGGCACGCTGCGCGAAGGCGGTGGTCCGCGCAGCATCGGCGTGCGCGCTGACATGGACGCGCTGCCCATTCATGAGCGCACCGGCTTGGCGTACGCCAGCATCCACGCCGGCAAGATGCACGCGTGCGGCCACGACGGCCACACCACCGTGCTGCTGGGCGCGGCCCGCCAACTGGCCCGCACGCGCAACTTCAACGGCACCGTCAACCTGATCTTCCAGCCCGCCGAAGAAATCGGCTCCGGCGGCGGCGCCGAGCGCATGCTTGCCGACGGCCTGTTCGAGCGCTTCCCCTGCGACGCGATCTTCGGGCTGCACAACCACCCCGGCGTGGAAGCCGGCACCTTCATGTTCCGCGCCGGCCCGTTCATGGCGGCCTGCGATACGGTCGCCATCACCATCCGCGGCAAGGGCGGCCACGCGGCCCGCCCGCACCAGTCGATCGACCCGATCCTGGTCGCCGGCAGCCTGGTGATGGCGCTGCAGAGCATCGTGTCGCGCAATATCGACCCGAACGAAACCGCCGTGGTCACCATCGGGACGCTGCATGCCGGGCATGTGCCCAATGTGATTCCCGAGAGCGCCAAGCTGGAGCTGAGCGTGCGGTCGTTCAGTCCCGATGTGCGGCGCACGCTGGAAGATCGCATCCGCAAGCTGGTGACTTCACATGTGGAGGGCTATGGCGCTACGGTGGAGATCGATTACATCCGGGGCTACCCGGTGCTGGTCAACAGTGAGCGCGAGACCGAGTTCGCTCGCCAGGTGGCTGAGGAACTGGTTGGGCCTGACAACGTGGTGGCGAATTTCCCGCTGATCGCCGGGAGTGAGGATTTTGCTTACTTCCTGCAGCAGCGGCCGGGGTGTTTTGTGCGGATGGGGAATGGGGCGGGGCAGCCTTTGCTGCATAACGCTGGGTATGATTTTAATGATGAGAATTTGACGGTTGGGGCGGCTTATTGGGCTAGGTTGGTGGAGAGGTATTTGGAGGTGTAA
- a CDS encoding methyl-accepting chemotaxis protein, translating into MASADRIVELSHHVGYIADNKISSIAEINRETKFLALNALIEAARAGDAGRGFSVVANQVKQVSERISGITGELTTELGGSIAELTQLGDAMIRQMRGHQGQRLADMALNMIDVVDRNLYERSCDVRWWATDAALVEAVSSPERTTASHASERLGVILNSYTVYLDLWVIDAQGRVLANGRPHAYPGVAGRNVSGVEWFKRAIATTSGDDYVAHDVAVSRFLDNASVATYATAIREGGRANGEPAGVLAIFFNWAPQAQTVVKGVRLSPEDWQRTRCLLVDAKHRVIAASDGVGLLAETFALKDDNNPTGWYEAPDGALVAFARTPGYETYPGLGWYGVIVQHPPGGRHPAGQA; encoded by the coding sequence ATGGCAAGCGCAGACCGCATCGTCGAGCTGTCTCACCACGTTGGATATATCGCGGACAACAAGATCTCCAGCATCGCGGAGATCAACCGGGAAACGAAGTTCCTCGCCCTGAACGCCTTGATCGAGGCGGCGCGCGCCGGCGATGCGGGCCGCGGCTTCAGCGTCGTGGCGAATCAGGTCAAGCAGGTCTCCGAGCGCATCTCCGGCATCACCGGCGAGCTGACCACGGAGCTGGGCGGCTCCATCGCCGAGCTCACCCAGCTCGGCGACGCCATGATCCGGCAGATGCGCGGCCACCAGGGCCAGCGCCTGGCCGACATGGCGCTGAACATGATCGACGTGGTCGACCGCAACCTCTACGAGCGCTCCTGCGACGTGCGCTGGTGGGCCACCGACGCCGCCCTCGTGGAGGCAGTGAGCAGCCCCGAGCGCACCACCGCCAGCCATGCGAGCGAACGCCTTGGCGTCATCCTGAACAGCTACACCGTCTACCTCGACCTGTGGGTCATCGACGCGCAGGGACGCGTCCTCGCCAATGGCCGCCCGCACGCCTACCCCGGCGTGGCAGGGCGCAATGTCTCGGGCGTGGAATGGTTCAAGCGCGCGATTGCCACCACGTCGGGCGACGACTATGTCGCGCACGATGTCGCGGTGTCGCGCTTTCTCGACAACGCCAGCGTGGCCACCTACGCCACCGCCATCCGCGAAGGCGGCCGCGCCAACGGCGAGCCCGCCGGCGTGCTCGCCATCTTCTTCAACTGGGCGCCGCAGGCGCAGACGGTGGTCAAGGGCGTGCGGCTATCCCCGGAAGACTGGCAGCGCACGCGCTGCCTGCTGGTGGACGCGAAGCACCGCGTCATCGCCGCGTCGGATGGCGTGGGCTTGCTGGCCGAGACCTTCGCCCTGAAGGACGACAACAACCCCACCGGCTGGTACGAGGCGCCGGACGGCGCGCTGGTGGCGTTTGCCCGCACGCCGGGTTACGAGACCTATCCGGGGCTGGGGTGGTACGGCGTGATCGTCCAGCATCCGCCAGGCGGCAGGCATCCTGCAGGACAGGCTTGA
- a CDS encoding M20/M25/M40 family metallo-hydrolase, giving the protein MRLTVTPRTSAFSPRPSLKAAAALAALLCAAAAQAAPVEPAYQLSQQEKPALIATLKDLVSIESGSKDIEGLDRIATLIRDRLAAMGGDAQLIEPTEVYRMEDTPKQVGKMVMAQFKGTGKRNIMLIGHMDTVYLRGMLAQQPFRVDGERAYGLGIADDKNGVAVILHTVAILQKMGFKDYGTLTVLINGDEEISSPGARAMLTRMGSQQDAVFSCEATRVTGDRLSLATSGIGAISLTVHGKASHAGSSPENGRNALYELSHQILQMRDLSNPESGLKVNWTISSAGTNRNVIPAIATAQADVRVLRTADYDSLERTLAERVKKQLIPDTKVEVKFERRRPPLEVTDAARKLAAHAQGVYAEIGEKLAVYDTAEGGGTDAAFAAAATKAPVIERFGLRGFGAHSNDAEYVDLNSVTPRLYLLTRMIMDVSQDKTGR; this is encoded by the coding sequence ATGCGTTTGACCGTTACCCCGCGCACCAGCGCGTTTTCCCCTCGTCCCTCCTTGAAGGCGGCCGCAGCGCTCGCCGCCCTGCTTTGCGCTGCTGCCGCGCAAGCGGCGCCGGTGGAGCCCGCCTACCAGCTGTCCCAGCAAGAAAAGCCGGCACTGATCGCCACGCTCAAAGACCTGGTCTCGATCGAATCCGGCAGCAAGGACATCGAAGGGCTGGACCGCATTGCCACGCTGATCCGCGACCGCCTGGCCGCGATGGGCGGCGACGCGCAGCTGATCGAGCCCACCGAGGTCTACCGCATGGAAGACACGCCCAAGCAGGTGGGCAAGATGGTGATGGCGCAGTTCAAGGGCACGGGCAAGCGCAACATCATGCTGATCGGCCACATGGACACGGTCTACCTGCGCGGCATGCTGGCGCAGCAGCCGTTCCGCGTCGACGGCGAGCGCGCCTATGGCCTGGGCATCGCCGACGACAAGAACGGCGTGGCGGTGATCCTGCATACGGTGGCCATCCTCCAGAAGATGGGCTTCAAGGACTACGGCACGCTCACCGTGCTGATCAATGGCGACGAGGAAATCAGCTCGCCGGGCGCGCGCGCCATGCTGACCAGGATGGGCAGCCAGCAAGACGCGGTGTTCTCCTGCGAAGCCACGCGCGTGACCGGCGACCGCCTGTCGCTCGCCACCAGCGGCATCGGTGCCATCTCGCTGACCGTGCACGGCAAGGCCTCGCACGCCGGCAGCTCGCCCGAGAACGGCCGCAACGCACTGTATGAACTGTCGCACCAGATCCTGCAGATGCGCGACCTGTCCAACCCCGAGAGCGGGCTCAAGGTGAACTGGACGATTTCCTCCGCCGGCACCAACCGCAACGTGATCCCCGCCATCGCCACGGCCCAGGCCGATGTGCGCGTGCTGCGCACCGCCGACTACGACAGCCTGGAACGCACGCTGGCCGAACGCGTGAAGAAGCAACTGATCCCCGATACCAAGGTCGAGGTCAAGTTCGAACGCCGCCGCCCGCCGCTGGAAGTCACCGACGCCGCGCGCAAGCTGGCCGCGCACGCGCAAGGCGTGTATGCGGAGATCGGCGAGAAGCTGGCCGTGTACGACACCGCCGAGGGCGGCGGCACCGATGCCGCGTTCGCCGCGGCCGCCACCAAGGCACCGGTGATCGAGCGCTTCGGCCTGCGCGGCTTTGGCGCACACTCCAACGATGCGGAATACGTCGACCTCAACTCTGTCACGCCGCGCCTGTACCTGCTCACGCGCATGATCATGGACGTGTCGCAGGACAAGACCGGCCGCTGA
- a CDS encoding MarR family winged helix-turn-helix transcriptional regulator, protein MATRGKPKASSATAPSPKAGSDDAPEGGGDRVDRILAQWARERPDLDAAPMGIIGRVWRLARHTDRAVESALAPTGLNTWEFDVLATLRRSGPPYALSPGALIDSLMITSGTMTNRIDHLERAGLVRRSPNPDDRRGLLIELTQPGRTRIDHALEVHVANEHRLLEGLSAAERKQLASLLRRWLQGFEAADE, encoded by the coding sequence ATGGCCACTCGCGGCAAACCCAAGGCAAGCAGCGCGACGGCGCCCTCCCCTAAAGCTGGCAGCGACGATGCACCCGAAGGCGGGGGCGATCGCGTCGACCGCATCCTGGCCCAGTGGGCACGCGAGCGCCCTGACCTGGACGCCGCGCCGATGGGCATCATCGGCCGGGTCTGGCGCCTGGCGCGCCACACCGATCGCGCGGTGGAGTCCGCGCTGGCGCCGACCGGCCTGAATACCTGGGAGTTCGACGTGCTGGCCACACTGCGCCGCTCCGGGCCACCCTATGCGCTGTCGCCGGGCGCGCTGATCGATTCGCTGATGATCACCTCGGGCACCATGACCAACCGGATCGACCATCTCGAGCGCGCCGGGCTGGTGCGCCGCAGCCCCAACCCGGACGACCGGCGCGGGCTGCTGATCGAGCTGACCCAGCCGGGCCGCACCCGCATCGACCACGCGCTGGAGGTGCACGTGGCCAATGAGCATCGCTTGCTCGAAGGGCTCTCGGCCGCCGAGCGCAAGCAGCTGGCAAGCCTGCTGCGGCGCTGGCTGCAAGGCTTCGAGGCGGCCGACGAATAG
- a CDS encoding EamA family transporter, translated as MKPDAQPASPSLLAALPSSSSCTSTTSSSTAAPQVQVRTADVLLTASAPLIWGSTYLITSQWLPPGQPLLSGVIRALPAGLAMLAWGRQLPRGGWWWKAAVLGVLNIGLFQAMLFIAAYRLPGGVAATVGAIQPLLVVLLAWLLLGARPHLAAWLAGLGGIGGVALLVLGPAARLDAVGVAAAAAGAVSMALGTVLAKRWRPPVTPLVLTAWQLTAGALFLLPFALAFETLPARLTLPNVLGYMWLCVAGAGVSYAFWFRGIGRLPTAAVSALGLLSPVSATVLGFLVLGQTLSPAQMAGALLVLASVWLGQRAPKAAQAVAGGSDKAHPPLPQRQG; from the coding sequence ATGAAGCCCGACGCCCAGCCCGCCTCGCCATCTCTGCTCGCGGCGCTCCCATCCTCGTCGTCCTGCACGTCCACCACGTCGTCCTCCACGGCTGCGCCGCAGGTCCAGGTACGCACGGCGGATGTCCTGCTGACCGCTTCGGCGCCCCTGATCTGGGGCAGTACCTACCTGATCACCAGCCAGTGGCTGCCGCCGGGACAGCCGCTGCTGTCCGGCGTGATCCGCGCGCTGCCGGCCGGCCTGGCGATGCTGGCGTGGGGCCGGCAACTGCCGCGCGGCGGCTGGTGGTGGAAGGCGGCGGTGCTGGGCGTGCTCAACATTGGCCTGTTCCAGGCCATGCTGTTTATCGCCGCCTACCGGCTGCCGGGCGGCGTGGCGGCCACCGTGGGCGCAATCCAGCCCTTGCTGGTGGTGCTGCTGGCGTGGCTGCTGCTGGGCGCGCGGCCGCATCTGGCTGCGTGGCTGGCGGGGCTGGGCGGCATTGGCGGCGTGGCCTTGCTGGTGCTGGGGCCCGCCGCGCGGCTGGATGCCGTGGGCGTGGCGGCGGCTGCGGCCGGCGCGGTGTCGATGGCGCTGGGCACGGTGCTCGCCAAGCGCTGGCGCCCGCCGGTCACGCCGCTGGTGCTCACCGCGTGGCAGCTCACCGCGGGCGCCTTGTTCCTGCTGCCGTTTGCGCTGGCCTTCGAGACGCTGCCGGCGCGCTTGACGCTGCCCAACGTGCTTGGCTACATGTGGCTGTGCGTGGCCGGCGCCGGCGTGAGCTATGCATTCTGGTTCCGCGGCATCGGCCGCCTGCCGACCGCCGCGGTCTCCGCGCTTGGCCTGCTCAGCCCCGTTAGCGCGACCGTGCTGGGCTTCCTGGTGCTAGGCCAGACCCTTAGCCCGGCGCAGATGGCCGGCGCACTGCTGGTGCTGGCTAGCGTGTGGCTGGGGCAGCGCGCGCCGAAGGCGGCGCAGGCCGTTGCCGGGGGCTCCGATAAGGCGCATCCGCCGTTGCCGCAGCGGCAAGGGTGA
- a CDS encoding Bug family tripartite tricarboxylate transporter substrate binding protein encodes MSASHRIPLLAAASVVAAALASPLANAADAANTYPARPIRLIVAYPTGGISDTVARALGERLSAQMGASVVVENKAGAGGSIGIDAVAKAAPDGYTLGFASTSPLTLNPHVGHVNYDPQRDIAPVMSVMYSPVLVIATSSFGGKSFQDLLAQAKAKPGSVRWATSGLGTVGHVMLEQIKSKAKADLTLIPYKGAGQQMNDALGGQFEVMSTNASPMLTQHMQAARLRPLAVGAPKRIESLPNVPTLAELGYPKANLTSTFGIFAPAHTPVAIITRLNAELNKALQEPEVRERLLKGGEVPTGGTAAQFAKAIHAEYDDNARIVKEAGIKAD; translated from the coding sequence ATGTCCGCTTCCCACCGAATTCCCCTGCTGGCTGCTGCCTCCGTGGTTGCCGCCGCCCTGGCGAGCCCGCTCGCCAACGCCGCTGACGCCGCTAACACGTATCCCGCGCGCCCGATCCGGCTGATCGTGGCCTATCCCACCGGCGGCATCAGCGACACCGTGGCGCGCGCGCTCGGCGAGCGCCTGTCGGCCCAGATGGGCGCCTCGGTGGTGGTGGAAAACAAGGCGGGCGCGGGCGGCAGCATCGGCATCGACGCCGTGGCCAAGGCCGCGCCGGACGGCTATACGCTGGGCTTTGCCTCGACCAGCCCGCTCACGCTCAACCCGCACGTGGGCCACGTCAACTACGATCCGCAGCGCGACATCGCGCCGGTCATGAGCGTGATGTACTCGCCGGTGCTGGTGATCGCCACGTCGAGCTTCGGCGGCAAGTCGTTCCAGGACCTGCTGGCGCAAGCCAAGGCCAAGCCCGGCTCGGTGCGCTGGGCCACGTCGGGCCTGGGCACGGTGGGCCATGTCATGCTGGAGCAGATCAAGTCCAAGGCCAAGGCCGACCTGACCCTGATCCCCTACAAAGGCGCGGGCCAGCAGATGAACGACGCCCTCGGCGGCCAGTTCGAGGTGATGAGCACCAACGCCAGCCCCATGCTGACCCAGCATATGCAGGCTGCCCGGCTGCGCCCGCTGGCGGTGGGCGCGCCCAAGCGCATCGAGTCGCTGCCCAATGTGCCGACCCTTGCCGAGCTGGGGTATCCGAAAGCCAACCTGACTTCCACCTTCGGCATCTTCGCGCCCGCCCACACGCCGGTGGCCATCATCACCAGGCTGAATGCCGAACTGAACAAGGCCCTGCAAGAGCCCGAGGTGCGCGAGCGCCTGCTCAAGGGCGGCGAAGTCCCCACCGGCGGCACCGCCGCGCAGTTCGCCAAGGCCATCCATGCGGAATACGACGACAACGCCCGCATCGTGAAGGAAGCGGGCATCAAGGCGGACTGA